The following nucleotide sequence is from Aminobacterium mobile DSM 12262.
CGCAAAGAGTGTAGCCACGGACCCAACTCTTCTGGCCTCCACCCCGTACCTTTAATTCAGAGGTATCCCGCAGGAAAAGGCGGAAATCTACCTCTACTTTTTCACCTGCCCCTAAGAAAAACTGGCTGCCCCCTTTCCCGTGGTCATAAAGGAGAAATAAACACGTGATATCGGGCCGTTCTTTTAACAGGCGACTTACTGCTGAAGAAGCAACCTCTTCTGGAATTCCAGATACGTCATACCAAAAAAGTGACACTCCTCCTACCCTCTCTTCCTTCCATGGGAAAGCCACAAAATCTCTTAGTCTGTCCATCTTCTTAACAAAAGCTTTATTCTCCTCTTGCAGATGTCTATATACGTCCTGTAATTTATCTAAAGGACAGCCAATTTCTCGTAACAACATTCTCGCAGCTCGGCTTTCTCTTTTTAAAACATCCTCTACATGAACAGAAAATCGAAATTCCCATTCAGGAGAGTGACCTCTGAACCCCTCTATCACAACTCCCCCTATTTCAGATGTTTTTGTAACGTGAGTGCCAGAACATGCAATCGTGTCAAAATCTGGAATTGTCACAATTCTGATAGTTTCCTCATCTGAGATTCTTTCCCAATTTGCCTTTAATTCTTTCATATTCATGGCCTCTTGAGGGGATAGGAAAGAAATATTTACAGGGAGATTCTGTTTGATGACAAGGTTTGCCTCGTCCTCCGCTCGGAAAAGCATCTCCCAAGAAAGTTCACCGGGGTAGCGAAGATACACTGTTGAGAACTCCGCCCCAATAGCCACTTTGTAAATATGC
It contains:
- a CDS encoding alanyl-tRNA editing protein yields the protein MKQHVFLKKIVSYAKKEAKVVIEPNPFHIAGGGQPGDTGHLYGENNFEATVLDCVKDGKEMILLIKVRHGELKEGVPVDVEVDMERQWLFSRMHSGEHVLSRALERAWPDLHIYKVAIGAEFSTVYLRYPGELSWEMLFRAEDEANLVIKQNLPVNISFLSPQEAMNMKELKANWERISDEETIRIVTIPDFDTIACSGTHVTKTSEIGGVVIEGFRGHSPEWEFRFSVHVEDVLKRESRAARMLLREIGCPLDKLQDVYRHLQEENKAFVKKMDRLRDFVAFPWKEERVGGVSLFWYDVSGIPEEVASSAVSRLLKERPDITCLFLLYDHGKGGSQFFLGAGEKVEVDFRLFLRDTSELKVRGGGQKSWVRGYTLCEDPSVWVGKIIDYMMSL